The Malaclemys terrapin pileata isolate rMalTer1 chromosome 20, rMalTer1.hap1, whole genome shotgun sequence genome contains the following window.
GTGCTGGAAATGGACGTAGCGCGCTCCCGGGCCGTAGTCATGGAAAACGTGGGAAACCTTCGAAATGGGGAAAACATCAGGACCTGAGCCCACGGCCCCAAAGAGACACCGAGCCCGACCCAGCGCtgcatcttccccagccctggcGCCCCATCCCAGTCCCCATCTCCCTCTGTGCTCAACCACCCACTGGgcaactggggaaactgaggcacagacttgACGTGCCTTGACTCAGTGTCACCAACAGAATCAGAAGTGCAAACCAGGAGAGCTAACCACCCACTGCACTGGCAAGGTCCACTCCCCCTGTGACCAAGTGGGAAGCAGCTGTAATATTTGCATGATGCTaatgcatgcctcagtttccctcaagTTATGGGCCTGCCTCAGTGGGTCCTTGGGGCCTGGCACGCTAAGGAGACTGGGACCTAGCCCAGACATTGTGTATCCAAGTCACCCCTACCCCTGCTACTCCTGAGCTGTCTcgcccccctcccttcccggggggggggccgcGTCTCCCTTACATGGCACCAGTTCTTCTTCTCCTGGGATGCCCCGTGCTCGGGGCCCTGGTGGTGGAATTCCCGCAGGGGCGTCTGCCCGTCGGCGGACAGAAGCCGGACGTGCAGCTGGTACACGGTTTCGGCCAGACGGCTGTCTTCGTACCTGCACCGGAACAGAGGGCAGGTAACAGCAGCCATCCCGCCCCACCCCGCTGCCCATATCTGGGATGAACCGGGGGAATTGGTCCCCATTACCGGGCAGGAAtgaagggcgggagggggatgcTCTAAGGGTATAGAACAGCTGTGACCTAGTGTTTCATCAGCAGAGCTCACAGCGCCCCCCAGAGGGGGGCAGTTTCatgatcctcattttacaggcAAAGCGTAGGCTagagggaggcaggactcctgggttctgtccccagttctggtgggggggggggtctagtggttagtgtggggggggggggagtcaggactcctgggttctcgccccagctctgggagggaagtagagtctagtggttacagcagagaGGATGGAGAGCCAGGACTCCCAAATTATCACaggtgggggaactgaggcacaagagaAGGGACGGTCGCCcaggaggcagagccaggaatggaacccaggtgtcctgattctcAGCCGAGTGCCATCCCCGCTGCCCTACGGTCTTTCCTGCCCCATAGCGTGGACATGGCTCTGCGCAGGGCGTGGGAAAGGACAATGCGCCCCCCCTTCTGCCCAACCAAGGGACTGCACCCTGGCCAGCACCCCCATGGGATCCAAGACAGGGCTCAGATctggcccgggggaggggagatgtggAGGCAGCGATTGGGACCCGCCCCCCAGAGCATCCAAAGAAGAGCCGGTACCAGTCCATGACGGTGATGTTCGGCTGGTAGGAGTCCAGGAGCTCTTCCCACAGCCCCTCGGCCAGCAGGTCGACCCGCTGCTGTTTGATGCACCAGCTgcaaggagggggaaggaaaaggatcagggaggagcagggcagccaGGAACCGCAGGGGACGGGCATACAGGGCAGGGagcatctttctgttctgtgtccgTACAGCACCTGGCGCAGTGGGGGCCTGGGCCGCGACTGGGGCGCCGAGgagctaccgtaatacacctaatagcagCGACAAcgtacagcacctggcgcaaTGGGGGCCTGGGCCACGACTGGGGCGCCGAGgagctaccgtaatacacctaatagcagCGACAACGTACAACACCTGGCGCAGTGGGGGCCTGGTCTATAACTGGCGTGCCTGGGTGCCACGGTAAGCCAGCTAATAAATAAGACTCATCATTCTTCACGGAGGCTGCTGGATTCAGACCTGCCCCCTGGTTCCCTCCTGTTGCCTGAAGCCTGCACCACCCAATGTTGCCACACGGGGCGATCTACACCCTGGCCTAACCTAGCCCCGGGGGGGCCACTGGCTAGGTGAGTAAAGCAACCAGCTCCAGAATTaggcctccccccgccccccaaggggGGCTGCACTAGCCGGCCGGACGCAATGCCCAGTGCCCTCTCTTCGGATCCAGCCCAGGGAGACACGTGCCCAGCGCGCCCGGATCTCCTGCTTGAGCTGCGCGGGCGCAGGGGGCGACAGGAGGGCCCTAAACCACGGCGATGGCCCAGTCACGAGTAGCCGCCAGATCCCCAGGCTGGCCCGGGACGGCTGCTCACCTCAAGCGCGGAGCCGCAGAGCCGGGCTTCTTGTCGCCCGTCTGGAGAGGGAGCTCCTCGGTGCTAATGGCCCAGCCGTTGAAATTACCTGGGGAGGGTTACAAGGAGGGttaaaagcagcagaaaaaagCCTCCCTGACAGCAACCAGGAGCACAAGAGATGCAGCTGGCTCTAGGGAGGACCAGCGGCTTATACAGGGAGCCCTCGCCCAGAGCGGCGACGCAGCTGATTCTGGGGTGGGACGAGGCAGCGGTTTATACAGGGAGCCCTTGCCGGAGCGGCGACGCAGCTGATGCTGGGGTGGGACGTGGCAGCGGTTTTATACAGGGAGCCCTCGCCCGGAGCGGCGACGCAGCTGATGCTGGGGTGGGACGTGGCAGCGGTTTATATAGGGATTCAGCTGCCCCCAGGGAAATTGAAGGGCACCCGACTTAGCCCCGTGGGGGGAGGCCGTGAAGCAGGGGTGAAGTACACAGAGGCGGGCTTTCCTGCCTGATGCTGCCCCTCCTGGGACACACaaggcagctcccagcccccggcTCTCCAGCAGGGCCAGGCCCAATGCCTACACTGCTCAGTGCCCCATAGgaggacagagggggaggggggctattTGGTTCCTTGGCAACCAGCCCCGCCCCAGGGGCTCCCCTTCCTTGCACTCACCCAAGGACTCCAGCGGCCCCCGGGGACTGTTGGGTGGCTGGCGAGGAGCTGGCTCCGAAATGTTCACACCTGATGGGGGGGGAATGAAACACATAACATAGTCACCCCTCCAGCCTAAGCAcgacaccccccagccctgcacaatcccagcccagcagctcccccccatccccgctcctctgccctTCTTTCAGGGAGGCAGCGTGGCTCAGTGGTTAGCAtcggagtcaggacgcctgggttgcATCACAGAGCGGGGGGCtagtgggaggagctgggagcccagaCCCCTGGGTTCTCTGCGTGGCTTTGGCCAAGCCCCTTCcctgctcggtgcctcagtttccccgcctGGAGAGTAGCCGGGGAGGGTTCCGGAAGGCGCCACGGGGGAGAACTATTTGtaagtggggcggggggagggttgctGATTCATCGAGCTGCTGGAGCTCTAATGGGCTGGGCCTGGCATCGGAGCGAAATCCGCTTTCCTCCAGAGAGACGAGCTGGGACAGGCCCCCGAGCCTCCTTCCCTGCAGCAGAAACCTGCCCGGAGACTGGGCTGCCTTCGGGTGAGACATTAACCTCACCCTCCCGCCCCCGAGGGATCCCACAGCACGTCCCAAACAGGAAATCACATCGCCCGAGAtgcggctgcctctggggtggggcacggcaGCTGTGTATACGGGGATCCCTCAACTAGCAGCGAGATGCGGCTGTCTCTCGGGTGGGACGTGGGGGGCTTTATACAAAATCCCTCACCCTGCACTGACAaccagctgcctctggggaggggcaCGGCCGCGGTTTACAGAGATCCCTCCCCAGTgctgagacgcagccacctctggggaggggcacGGCCGCGGTTTACAGAGATCCCTCCCCAGTgctgagacgcagccacctctggggagaggCACGGCCGCGGTTTACAGAGATCCCTCCCCAGTgctgagacgcagccacctctggggagaggCACGGCCGCGGTTTACAGAGATCCCTCCCCAGTgctgagacgcagccacctctggggagaggCACGGCCGCGGTTTACAGAGATCCCTCCCCAGTgctgagacgcagccacctctggggaggggcatggCCGCTGTTTACAGAGATCcctccccagtgctgagatgcagccacctctggggaggggcatggCCGCTGTTTACAGAGATCcctccccagtgctgagatgcagccacctctggggaggggcatggCCGCTGTTTACAGAGATCcctccccagtgctgagatgcagccacttctcgGGGAGGGGCACGGCTGCGGTTTACATGGCAATCCCGTGCCCCGGCCCGGagttgcagccacctctggggagggacagctgtTGACCCCGGACCCCTctgttggagtgggggagggtagCAGCACTGATTAACCCTTCCCACGCTGCACGGTACTGGAGCGGCCCTGGGGGGAGTGGGCCAGTTACTGGAGCGAGCGAGCAGGTGCCTGGCGCATGGGTGGGGTAGCAGGCACAGCTGGTCCGGCTCCCCCGGCCGCATTCCAGCCCACCCACACTTGGCTCTGGCCCAGCGGCCGGCtaggccctggggggaggggggcagggtgaccagacagcaaatgtgaaaaattggggtcggggggggtaataggagcctagataagaaaaagacccacaaatcagggctgtccttataaaatcgggacatctggtcaccctacaggggaGGGATCTGGGGACCTTTCAAAATAGCTCCATAGGaggggaattccccccccccccccgagtcctgTGCAGACCCTCCACTCGCCAGGCACACCCCAGGGTTTATTAACCAGGTGCCCCCCGGGCTCatgcccttcccccttcccttccccaccctggctGGCGAGACTGGGAGCTTTTCAGGGCCGGGAcggtgtgcagcacctggcacgacGGGACCCCGGCTGTTACCACCGTACAtataccccccctcccccacccaattcCTCCCCGGCCCACTTTCCCGTcccccccagctggggctgaCTCAGCCGagaagccaggccctgccccgggggctggagcaggtggggggggggcagctggcaTCGGTCGCTCACGGCGGGACAGACGTTACCTTCGGGGTTCGGGCTCTGTAGCAGGTTCCTCTCGAAGGGCTTGCGCTCGCACAGGGCTTTCCAGTCGGGGTCCCTGGGCAGGGGGACCCCCCTGCGGCCCAGCTCCCAGGCCCCTTCGAACTGCTGCTGCCAGCCCCGCTCCTGGGCcccgggggagaggggcagggtctGGGCCCGCAGCTGCTGGGATGCCATCCCGAGGGGTTGCAGGCActcggggctggaggagggagactGGGGAGCTGGGATCCCTGCCCAGGGCGGGCcctggccaggggaggggaggaggaacaggaagGTTTGTGGGGCAACCGTGGGGTGGGGGAATCcagccgggctgggggtggggaggtgatgaCACGGGCTGTGGGCAGGCGGGGCACGTACACACTTGTGCAAGCCGCAAAGGTGCAGCCCCAAGGAGAGCGCTCGGCTCTGCAGcgctggaggggcccagccccccagctctgccggggcccctcgctcctgacccacagcccccttctagcccagccccgggctcccacAACTCTGCTGAGGCCCTCTAatccccaccaccccctcccccaacaccccccctttcccagagctgggccaggaacccaggagtcctagtccctcccctcccccagccactccTGCCCAGAGCTAGGAAGAGAAAGGGCAGAGCGGGGTGCTG
Protein-coding sequences here:
- the NCCRP1 gene encoding F-box only protein 50 — encoded protein: MASQQLRAQTLPLSPGAQERGWQQQFEGAWELGRRGVPLPRDPDWKALCERKPFERNLLQSPNPEGVNISEPAPRQPPNSPRGPLESLGNFNGWAISTEELPLQTGDKKPGSAAPRLSWCIKQQRVDLLAEGLWEELLDSYQPNITVMDWYEDSRLAETVYQLHVRLLSADGQTPLREFHHQGPEHGASQEKKNWCHVSHVFHDYGPGARYVHFQHRTLDAETPGGFCRTRATDSSVSVQLRD